From a region of the Chromatiales bacterium genome:
- the egtC gene encoding ergothioneine biosynthesis protein EgtC encodes MCRLAAYIGKAIPLRRLLLDAKHSLYVQSWQPKELQYAKLNADGFGFGWYQPDGRTAVYRNPMPIWSDANLSDLADSLCSERWLAMVRSATSNFATSIDNTQPFKDGCYLYMHNGYIKDFNNTLRQAIIAELADSIIASLRGLSDSEYLFALLRQLIADNPDKEFAIIIKDFIAWLMTHINEDEALLNIIVSDSHAIYALRYAINGNAPSLYYLAEKDRLWIASEKLDDTQDWCAFSEKRLMIARLGATIQWLDL; translated from the coding sequence ATGTGTCGACTCGCCGCCTACATAGGCAAAGCTATTCCTCTACGCAGACTATTATTGGATGCCAAACATAGCCTTTATGTACAGTCGTGGCAACCTAAGGAACTGCAGTATGCAAAACTCAATGCCGACGGTTTCGGTTTCGGCTGGTACCAGCCGGACGGACGTACTGCAGTATATAGAAATCCGATGCCGATCTGGTCGGATGCCAATTTAAGTGACCTAGCAGATAGTTTGTGTAGCGAGCGATGGCTAGCAATGGTGCGTAGTGCAACCAGTAATTTTGCTACCAGCATAGATAACACCCAACCTTTTAAGGATGGCTGCTATCTTTATATGCACAACGGCTATATAAAAGACTTCAATAACACACTGCGCCAAGCTATCATCGCCGAATTAGCTGACTCGATTATCGCATCGCTACGAGGGCTCAGCGACTCAGAATATCTGTTTGCACTACTACGCCAACTGATAGCCGATAACCCGGATAAAGAATTTGCCATCATTATCAAAGATTTCATCGCCTGGCTGATGACTCATATCAACGAAGATGAAGCACTACTGAACATAATTGTCAGCGATAGCCATGCCATTTATGCATTACGCTACGCTATTAATGGCAACGCACCCTCTTTGTATTACCTGGCAGAAAAGGATCGACTGTGGATTGCATCAGAGAAATTAGACGATACACAAGACTGGTGTGCGTTTTCAGAAAAAAGATTAATGATTGCCCGATTAGGCGCTACCATTCAATGGTTAGATTTATGA
- the egtB gene encoding ergothioneine biosynthesis protein EgtB, translating into MKYTELVESLSQLQNTVQCLTASVEDIDYRRQYHPDLSPLGWHYGHIVYTEILWLWDTLLGAGILKESDHQLYNPRNTPKPLRGKALSHRDITLEQGQQQFNDNIALLGDPPQTLVKHRLMRDSYLLKFILQHHAMHLETMKMVMTQRCLQGAPSNCDDDGLNEATEISKYPLLFADKSYRIGGVDNWSFDNELPQHTIKLNAFAINHKPVSNAEYLGFMESGGYHEQRYWSPEGYAWLKKTKATAPDGWHYQDGWFQATPAGYKSLDADSAVYGLCYYEAQACARYAGARLPHEYEREAAHPQIDQPTEVWEWCLNNFHPYPNYKDFPYTEYSTPWFNGHHYVLRGGCSHNKADYHLRPSFRNFYEKDKRHTFAGLRLAYDCE; encoded by the coding sequence ATGAAATATACTGAACTGGTAGAAAGCCTCTCGCAACTGCAAAACACCGTACAATGCTTAACCGCTTCGGTAGAAGATATTGATTATCGCCGGCAATACCATCCCGACTTAAGTCCACTGGGCTGGCATTACGGACATATCGTTTATACCGAAATTCTCTGGCTATGGGATACCTTGTTAGGCGCAGGTATCCTAAAAGAAAGCGACCACCAACTCTACAACCCTCGCAACACACCCAAACCTTTGCGTGGCAAAGCACTCAGCCACCGCGATATAACGCTAGAGCAAGGACAGCAACAATTTAATGATAACATCGCATTGCTAGGCGACCCACCGCAGACTTTAGTCAAACACCGACTGATGAGAGATTCATACCTACTAAAATTTATTTTGCAGCACCACGCCATGCATCTAGAAACAATGAAAATGGTAATGACTCAAAGGTGCCTGCAAGGGGCACCGTCAAACTGCGATGATGATGGTCTTAACGAAGCTACTGAAATCAGCAAATATCCTCTGTTGTTTGCCGATAAATCCTACCGAATCGGCGGAGTGGATAATTGGTCTTTTGACAACGAACTCCCGCAACACACCATAAAACTCAATGCCTTCGCTATCAACCACAAACCAGTGAGCAACGCCGAATATCTAGGATTTATGGAATCCGGCGGCTACCATGAGCAACGATATTGGAGTCCCGAAGGCTACGCCTGGCTGAAAAAAACTAAAGCAACAGCACCCGATGGATGGCATTACCAGGATGGATGGTTCCAAGCAACCCCTGCTGGTTATAAAAGTTTAGATGCCGACTCCGCAGTCTATGGTCTATGCTATTACGAAGCCCAAGCCTGTGCACGCTATGCCGGTGCAAGACTGCCGCACGAATACGAACGAGAAGCCGCGCACCCGCAAATAGATCAACCTACTGAGGTATGGGAATGGTGCCTGAACAACTTTCATCCCTACCCTAACTATAAAGACTTCCCGTACACAGAATACTCAACACCGTGGTTCAACGGACATCACTATGTGCTACGCGGCGGTTGCAGTCATAACAAAGCCGACTATCATCTACGCCCCAGCTTTAGGAACTTCTACGAAAAAGATAAACGACACACCTTCGCCGGACTTAGATTAGCTTATGATTGCGAGTAA